The DNA segment GCGTAGGTTTTCTAGAAGAATGATCTGGTTCGGAGATGCCTTTTCTACCAACTCAATGACGGCAGCACCCACGCAGTCGGGAGCTAACTGAACAGGGTATCCCGCTTCAGTCTCGAGAGCTTTTGCCACTGGAGCGAGCGAAAAGGAGTCATCACGTTTCCCTCCAGGTCTTCCCAAGTGCGATGCGACAATAGGGATCCCTCCCTTCTCAATAATGAGCCGAACAGTCGGCGCAAAAGACTTGATGCGATGACGATCTGTAATCTCACCTTTCTCATTAAGCGGAACATTCAGATCGGCTCGGACAAAAACTCTTTTTCCTTTAAGGTCAATATCGTGAATGGTGTTCATAAAGTCTTCAGTATAGTAAGGGTTTGGTAAAATAAGCGTTGCGTTACTCAATCAGATACCAGTCGGCTCGTCCAGAAATATGCACTGAATTTTTGCGTTCTTCTCAAGAAATTTTCCTATCGCCCGCACCCCGAAGGTCTCGGTGTGATAGTGGCCCGCAAAAATGGCATTCATTTCTTCCTCTTGAGCCAGGTGGTATGCCTCATGCTTTGGTTCGCCTGAGAGAAAAGCGTCACACCCCAGCGCTTTCGCTTCGGGAATGAGCGAACTCGCTGATCCTGTCGCGATGCCTATTCGAGAGACATGCTCTGGACCGAACAGAAGTGAGCAGGTCATTCCTTTTTGCGCCTTCTCTGGAATAATTCGACTGAGGAGATGTGATTCGAGTTGAGACCTTTCAAGAGTCTGGGGGAGTATTCCAACGACGCCGATTGTCGCTCCAAGAGCCGAAAAAGCAGGTTGTATATCAGTAAGCTCAAGGAGCCGTGCAATCTCCGATGCATTTCCCACTGTCAGATTTCCATCCAGAGGGAGGTGGCACGAATAAAGAGAACATGTGCCGTTTATTAACGTCCTTATTTTCTCTCCCGTCTTCCCTATCACCATTGGTGAAGGAGCGGTTCCCCAGAAGAGTCCATGGTGAGTGATAAGAAGGTCGCATTCTTGTCGAATGGCTTCTCGTATTATCGATACCCCTGCATCAACTGCTAATCCGACCTTTTTTACGATAGCCTCGCTGTTGGCTTCAACTTGAAGTCCGTTCCAGGCGATATCCGCAGCAGTAAATCGATCGGGATCGAGCAATTCGTCTAAAAGTTGCGTTATATCCGCCAGGCGAACTGCTGTGTGAGAAGTATCCATAATTCAAGATGTTACGAGTTTTCTTTCCGCATCTCAACCCATTGGTCGTTCATTCTCCGGGAGAGTTGGAAATAGTTTGGAAGGATGATAGCCTTCCGTCCGCATTGTTTTCCTAAGAGAAGGACAAAATGGGTTGGTTTACGAGAAGCAAAGCACCAAAGCCGCAGGCAGAAGAGAACGAACGGGTTCAGATGCCAGACGATATTTGGACCAAGTGTCCTCGTTGCGGAGCGATTCTCTATACGAAGGAGCTACGCCGCACATTAGGCGTTTGTACTCGGTGTGAATATCACTTCAGACTTACGGCTCAACAGCGGATCCCCGTGGTTGTCGATAGACACTCTTTCTCGGAAATCGATAAAGAATTGAGAACGAGTGACCCGTTAAATTTTCGAGACAGCAAGAAGTACAAAGAACGGGTCAAGAAGGCTGAGAAATCGAGTGGTTCTCCAGAGGCCGTAATCACCGGTCGTGCGCGTGTCCAAAATATTCCGGTTGTCCTAGGCGTATTCGAGTTTGGATACATGGGTGGGAGCATGGGCTCAGTGGTCGGAGAGAAGCTTGCTCGAATCGTTGAGATCGGAGTTGCCGAGCGCAGGCCAGTCATTATCGTAAGCGCCTCAGGCGGTGCTCGTATGCAGGAAGGGATTTTCTCGCTGATGCAGATGGCGAAAGTTAGCGCAGCTCTCGGTCGGCTAGGTCAAGAGCGGGTCCCCTACATATCAGTTCTTACCGATCCTACAACGGGAGGGGTCGCCGCATCATTTGCGATGCTTGGGGATGTAATCATCGCTGAACCAAAGGCGCTCGTTGGTTTCGCAGGGCCGAGAGTTATTGAGCAGACTATTCGCCAGAAGCTTCCTGAGGGATTTCAGCGCTCCGAGTTTTTACTGGAGCATGGGATAGTCGATATGGTGGTGGAGAGGGCCGATCTCAAGGAGGAGATTGCGGGTCTTCTGACGAATTTTGGTTTTAAAGCCTAAATAAAACATCGGAATACCTCTGAAGCCTCTCTAGGCGTTATCGGTGATACCAGTTGAACCTGCATTCTTCACAGGAGGAGCCCAAATCATTCGGCTCATGGCTCTTGTATTCAAAAGGTCAGAGCCCCAGCTGCTGTTTAGCGCACTTTCCCAAAACAATCGAAGCTGATCGACAAGTGAGTTATTTCATCCCTTTTGAGACTGCCATTTTCGCGTTTATACTCCACGAGGAAGGTTCTTATCTCGTCATAATCCGAGCGCCACGTTTTTTCGTCGACAGAGAAATAGAAAGGTTGCGGTCTGTAATAGGTGGTCTATTGCCTTAGGAAGTCCGTGTTCAGGGCTGCGCTGAGAGTCAGCACAAAAGGGGGATGTCAATTGAAATCAGCAGAGCAGGGAAGAAGAGGAGTCTTGCGTCAATCAGAAGCGAGAGGAGCGGACCGTGTCGTGTTCACGGTTTTTTTTCGCGTTCCCCTGATGTTTATAACAATAGTCATCATGTTCGTTGTTATGCCCCTTTCTCTCTTTGCCCAAGTAATTGCGCCTGACGAGAAGGAAATTTTTCGAGAGGACTCTGATAGATTTCAAGAGCAGCTTTCTAAAAAAAGAAAGTCTCTCATGACTCCGACGGTGTCTGGTGGTGATCAAGTAGATTTCTCGGCACCAATTGTAAATTTCAATCAAGAAGAAAATATTATTTCCGGTTCTGATGGAGTGCTTATTTCGGGGCAGGATTTTCGGATTCAAGGTGAACGAGGAAGTGTCGATCTCGATACGAACGAAGCAAGCCTAGAGGAAAGAGTCGTCTTAACAGGAGAGACAACAAATATTGCCGCAGAAAAAATGCAGTTTAATCTTAATTCAGAGGTAGGCGAATTCGAGCAAGCGACCTTTACTCTGGAAGACTCAGCGTTTCAATTCTCTGCTGAGAGAGCCAAAAAGTTAAATGATGTCGAATTTGAAATGAGTGACTGCTCGCTCACTACGTGTTCGTGTGAGGATGGCTCTATCCCGTGGAAGCTCAGCGCCTCGCGGGTGACGGCTGAGCGAGAGGGCTATGCCCATGCGTATAACCCGGTATTTGAATTTCAAGGCGTCCCGCTATTTTATGCCCCATGGTTGGCTGTTCCGGTAAAGCAAGAACGGTCCAGTGGTCTGCTGGTACCAGAGTTCGGGTATAGCAACAGAGATGGGTTCAACACTCGACTTCCATTTTTTTTCGTAGTGGATGAGTCAACCGACATAACTCTTGCACCATTTGTTCAGACAGAAACCCGTTTTGGAACCGAGTTGGAGTATCGCGAAGCATATTCGTTGCGTTCTTCTTTTGAGGGGAAGTTGTTTTATTCGGATGAGACGCCTCGAGATGGAGAGTTGCGAGGAACCGATATCAGTAATATTGCGGAGCCAGAAATAGATGATAATCGTTTGGGACTGTATGCGAAGCAGCAGTGGAGCAACTCGCCTTCTTCTTCAGTGCCGTTGAGCTTGGTATCAGATATTCACTGGGTGAGTGATACGCTCTTGCTTCGCGAACTGAATGCATCGGAGATAGGTCTCCCGAGTAGTCGGTACGCTACTTCGCGAATTGCCTTGCGTGGTCAGTTTGGAGATTTTGTCTCTTCCTCACTGGTTGGAGAGTGGAACGAAGCGCTTGTCACCCCACAAGATACCACCTTTCAACGCCTTCCAGAGTTCTCGTTAAATATGGCGAAGAGTTATCGTCCGTTTGGCTACAATCCTTATGGCTTGAAGGTGCTTCCAAAGCTCGATTTTCGCGCGGTCAATTTCCAGCGCGACAATGGATATGATGGTATTCGATACAATGTGAGCCCCTCTGTGCGAATTCCTCTGCGCTACAAGAATTATTTCAATAGTAGTCTAGAGATGGCAGCTCATCATACGGTGTATTCTCTCGATGAAGTGACTAATCCTGCGGGAGGAGCGGATCTTGATGATTCGAATAGTCGTGACCTCTTTATCCTCAACTATCAGATAGGGACGGCACTTGAGCGGATCTATGACGTTTCTTCGGACAGCTTCTTAAGGACGATGACGAGTCTTGGAGCGCGAAATCAAGGGAGTATACTAAAGCGAGTAAAGCATACGATTGAGCCGCGAGTCTCTTTTTCTTATGTTCCAGGCACGAGTCAGTCGGATCTGCCACTCTTTGATTCTTTCGACCGAGTAAGGAAGAAAAGCGTTATTACCTATGAGTTAATGACCCGACTTCTTGGAAGCTTTGACTCCTTGAGCCCAGCAGGGGGAGGAATCGAGGAGCTTTTACCAGATACGGAGCAGTTTGAAACACTCGATACGCTCTCACCACTTTCTGGCTTTGATCGAGGCATGAGTGGTTCGGTGGGCGGTCTGACCG comes from the bacterium genome and includes:
- a CDS encoding Nif3-like dinuclear metal center hexameric protein, encoding MDTSHTAVRLADITQLLDELLDPDRFTAADIAWNGLQVEANSEAIVKKVGLAVDAGVSIIREAIRQECDLLITHHGLFWGTAPSPMVIGKTGEKIRTLINGTCSLYSCHLPLDGNLTVGNASEIARLLELTDIQPAFSALGATIGVVGILPQTLERSQLESHLLSRIIPEKAQKGMTCSLLFGPEHVSRIGIATGSASSLIPEAKALGCDAFLSGEPKHEAYHLAQEEEMNAIFAGHYHTETFGVRAIGKFLEKNAKIQCIFLDEPTGI
- a CDS encoding LPS-assembly protein LptD; translation: MFRAALRVSTKGGCQLKSAEQGRRGVLRQSEARGADRVVFTVFFRVPLMFITIVIMFVVMPLSLFAQVIAPDEKEIFREDSDRFQEQLSKKRKSLMTPTVSGGDQVDFSAPIVNFNQEENIISGSDGVLISGQDFRIQGERGSVDLDTNEASLEERVVLTGETTNIAAEKMQFNLNSEVGEFEQATFTLEDSAFQFSAERAKKLNDVEFEMSDCSLTTCSCEDGSIPWKLSASRVTAEREGYAHAYNPVFEFQGVPLFYAPWLAVPVKQERSSGLLVPEFGYSNRDGFNTRLPFFFVVDESTDITLAPFVQTETRFGTELEYREAYSLRSSFEGKLFYSDETPRDGELRGTDISNIAEPEIDDNRLGLYAKQQWSNSPSSSVPLSLVSDIHWVSDTLLLRELNASEIGLPSSRYATSRIALRGQFGDFVSSSLVGEWNEALVTPQDTTFQRLPEFSLNMAKSYRPFGYNPYGLKVLPKLDFRAVNFQRDNGYDGIRYNVSPSVRIPLRYKNYFNSSLEMAAHHTVYSLDEVTNPAGGADLDDSNSRDLFILNYQIGTALERIYDVSSDSFLRTMTSLGARNQGSILKRVKHTIEPRVSFSYVPGTSQSDLPLFDSFDRVRKKSVITYELMTRLLGSFDSLSPAGGGIEELLPDTEQFETLDTLSPLSGFDRGMSGSVGGLTGGMGRSRGISRRGRKNIRQLASFRLVQSYDYTEDQEDLDPNRRPFSDLGAQFYLTPTSDFGLGLSTNYNPETGDVSSWSVESHFFDDRGDSVRARYTSVDGSVGQFEGNLELVLAPRVKLGYYARFDERTSEFIEQQSALRFSSACDCWHIDLGFTEQLNPNREAVLFRFFLKGLGDFTQNFGFNRQGNSQIP
- a CDS encoding acetyl-CoA carboxylase carboxyltransferase subunit beta, whose amino-acid sequence is MGWFTRSKAPKPQAEENERVQMPDDIWTKCPRCGAILYTKELRRTLGVCTRCEYHFRLTAQQRIPVVVDRHSFSEIDKELRTSDPLNFRDSKKYKERVKKAEKSSGSPEAVITGRARVQNIPVVLGVFEFGYMGGSMGSVVGEKLARIVEIGVAERRPVIIVSASGGARMQEGIFSLMQMAKVSAALGRLGQERVPYISVLTDPTTGGVAASFAMLGDVIIAEPKALVGFAGPRVIEQTIRQKLPEGFQRSEFLLEHGIVDMVVERADLKEEIAGLLTNFGFKA